A stretch of Halocalculus aciditolerans DNA encodes these proteins:
- a CDS encoding DUF1931 family protein: MADLIVKAAVKEALSDKNVASDFYDALDEEVEELLEDAARRAEANGRKTVQPRDL; encoded by the coding sequence ATGGCAGACCTCATCGTCAAAGCGGCTGTCAAGGAAGCGCTCAGTGACAAGAACGTTGCGTCGGACTTCTACGATGCTCTCGACGAAGAGGTCGAGGAGCTCCTCGAAGACGCCGCGCGCCGCGCCGAAGCGAACGGTCGCAAGACCGTCCAGCCGCGCGACCTGTAA